TTATTTCCATTCTACATAAAATGCAGTGATATAATTGTATACATGTGTTTCCTCCTTTAGTCTTTGCATTTATCTCAGAGTTAAAAAGACACAGTGACAGTACACACTGAAAAGGCTGATCCCATATCAGATTACATAGCTGAAGTCATGCAGCGTGGCGTagacttcatttgtttttctcgGATTAAAATGTCACCAGCTTTTTATCTTAAAAGTTGGCAGCTTTGGCTGAAATGATTCAGGACATGTCCCGTCTGAAAGACGTCCAATGATTTTAAAGAGCTAAAGCATGAGCTGGAGGCAGGAAGCAGGCTCAGAGAGTATTGTACTACCGTATAACATCTGTCTACACACGTATATATATGTCAGTTCAATGCTAATCAACAGcaacacagaacagaatcaTAGATACAAAGCTGAGCTAGAGGCTCCGAGGCCATTGGTCCAGCCCTGATTGACAGCCGTCCTTGCATCCGTAACACGTCACACCGATTTCCTCCTCTTGCCGAAGACGTTGTTGATGAGCTTGGCCATGGACTTGGAGCCGCTGGGGCGTCTCCTGCGATCCTTGGCTTTGCTGCTCAGGCTGGCGCTCTGCACCACCTTGGAGAATATGAGCGCCACCTCCTGGTAGTGCTCCGCCACCGACAGCTCGTAGAACTGGCAGCGAAACTCGGCGGCCAGGCGCTGACCCTCTTCGCGCTGCACCTCCCTCATGTGGCACAGGTCCTGCTTGTTGCCCACCAAGAATATGAGCGAGTCGGCGTCCCTGGAGGTGGAACACAGAGCCCGGGGCCACGCAATCTGAGCATCACTCTCAGTTTGTAGACTAAAATAAACTTGTTTTCATTAGTTCTGTTTACATATGATTATATTTCAGTGATCTTGGCCCATACCTTTTGGCAGATCCCAGGCGCAGCTCTCTGATTAGATGCACTAAGGCCTTGGCAGTGAGGAAGGAGGAGCGGTCGCTGATGTCGTAGACTAGAATGAAACCGTCGGCCCAGTGGATCTGCTCGTTTAAAGCAGACTTACC
The nucleotide sequence above comes from Toxotes jaculatrix isolate fToxJac2 chromosome 22, fToxJac2.pri, whole genome shotgun sequence. Encoded proteins:
- the rergla gene encoding ras-related and estrogen-regulated growth inhibitor-like protein; this translates as MNEIKIAVLGSDGVGKSALIVRFLTRRFIGEYASSSEHIYRRRLSVDGRQINLELYDPCSQACEGKSALNEQIHWADGFILVYDISDRSSFLTAKALVHLIRELRLGSAKRDADSLIFLVGNKQDLCHMREVQREEGQRLAAEFRCQFYELSVAEHYQEVALIFSKVVQSASLSSKAKDRRRRPSGSKSMAKLINNVFGKRRKSV